The following nucleotide sequence is from Pseudobacteriovorax antillogorgiicola.
GAGCTTATTTCAGCCATAGCACTGGTCGTATGGGAAAGTGCAGCCTTTGTGTCGTTGGACACGTTTCTTAGAGAGCTACTAGAATTAACCAGAGAATCAATAGCGCCCCCCATTTGCACCGTAGTTTCATCAAGATATCTTGCATTTACTTCAAGTCGTGTATTCAGAATGGAGGAGGATATTTTTACTATACCTATGGCCATCAGTAGAGATCCAAAGGCAATGACCATGATTTTCATTTCAGCCTTCTTCTCGTAGTTTCTAATTTTTATGCCAGTCTGTAAAGTATAGGTCTCAATGTCAAAAAGTATGTTTTTTGCAAGCTTACTAAACTCCCCTTGGGATGCGTCAAATCTATCTAGATCCTCTCGATTTAATGACTTACGCTGAGATAGGCTCTCATATATCTTTTCAAGTTCTCTTTTTGAAGCACCTAAAACTTCACCTAAGTTCGATAACTTTTTAACCAACCCGCTATATTCTGCCAGTGCAGCTTCGTTGTGAGCAAGTTCAACTCCTTCTTTTGAAAGCTCCAAAGCTGCTAGTATCAATTCCTCTATTTCGCTAGATAGCCTTTTGGATTCAGCTACCGCTTTTGAAAGGCTTGTCTCGTCTCCCAACGATTGATAGATGATTGCTCTCTCCAACCAGACAACTTTTTCCAAGTGCTTGAGTTCCATGTCCGATATTTTCTTGATTAAAGGAATATCTTCTGTAACGAGTTCGTTGATCTGGATGCCTAGGCGATTCATGTAGAATTCTGAAACTATACTTGTGGCAACAAGAGCCATCAAGAGGCAGGTTGCGATCAATGAAAGGTTAAACTGTACCGACTTCTCGACTAGATACAGTTTTATCCTAGCCCTTTTTAGAAAAAGCCCAACTAAAATCGCCACGATTGGAATTAGGACAACCGCTAAGTCTTTGAGAATATTCCAGGTAGAGAGATCTTCCATCATCATTTTCCT
It contains:
- a CDS encoding methyl-accepting chemotaxis protein, with product MEDLSTWNILKDLAVVLIPIVAILVGLFLKRARIKLYLVEKSVQFNLSLIATCLLMALVATSIVSEFYMNRLGIQINELVTEDIPLIKKISDMELKHLEKVVWLERAIIYQSLGDETSLSKAVAESKRLSSEIEELILAALELSKEGVELAHNEAALAEYSGLVKKLSNLGEVLGASKRELEKIYESLSQRKSLNREDLDRFDASQGEFSKLAKNILFDIETYTLQTGIKIRNYEKKAEMKIMVIAFGSLLMAIGIVKISSSILNTRLEVNARYLDETTVQMGGAIDSLVNSSSSLRNVSNDTKAALSHTTSAMAEISSINKCNFEKFKDMQTRAESLKVKVTESNRNIDSLLSAIETIQSAASEIRNVSEIMNKVDKETKAIHEIVFKTQLLSVNASIEASQAGELGKGFSVVADEISKLANLSSSCTESIDDLLSESTRHVENISQRILNSIDRGVSVTQAAAELFGNMNAEISALVSSTDDAFQALEEQNVGVKSVEASFQEMNLIASREIDLSLEVDKVSESVTSSYIKLQEANKNIASLIAAKNRSDNPNEEKVSGDLNPSQEAA